One region of Citrus sinensis cultivar Valencia sweet orange chromosome 6, DVS_A1.0, whole genome shotgun sequence genomic DNA includes:
- the LOC102612176 gene encoding uncharacterized protein LOC102612176 isoform X2 has product MSTALPMRLLLPLSSVSTTNATTPFFNSIDFPSKFLKSPNPNFNFFTFSSHPTQHSWRPRRTKKTWLCGNMRKDQDMDGLRSEEENVIGMFGSDEDVGTQIPTQAQSVVEGSGAVMVSEFKPVPDVDYLQELLAIQQQGPRAIGFFGTRNMGFMHQELIEILSYALVITKNHIYTSGASGTNAAVIRGALRAERPDLLTVILPQSLKKQPPESQELLAKVKTVIEKPHNDHLPLIEASRGR; this is encoded by the exons ATGAGTACAGCCTTACCAATGAGGCTTCTGCTGCCTCTGTCTTCAGTATCAACGACCAACGCCACCACGCCCTTTTTTAACTCTATTGATTTTCCCTCCAAATTTCTGAAATCACCTAACCCTAATTTCAACTTCTTTACCTTCTCTTCTCATCCTACTCAGCATTCATGGCGTCCAAGAAGAACCAAGAAAACG TGGCTTTGTGGAAATATGAGAAAAGATCAAGACATGGATGGTTTGAGATCCGAAGAGGAGAATGTAATTGGCATGTTTGGTTCCGATGAAGATGTTGGCACTCAGATACCTAcccaagcccaatcagttgtGGAAGGATCAGGGGCAGTTATGGTGTCAGAGTTTAAGCCTGTTCCTGATGTAGACTATCTCCAG GAGTTGTTGGCCATCCAACAGCAGGGGCCTAGAGCTATTGGATTTTTTGGGACACGGAATATGGGGTTCATGCATCAAGAACTAATTGAGATTCTTAGCTATGCTTTGGTTATAACT aaaaatcatatttatacaTCCGGTGCATCCGGGACTAATGCAGCTGTCATCAGAGGTGCTTTAAGAGCAGAGAGACCAGATTTGCTTACTGTAATTTTGCCTCAAAGCTTAAAGAAGCAACCCCCTGAGAGTCAGGAATTGTTGGCAAAA GTGAAGACCGTGATAGAGAAGCCTCATAATGATCATCTTCCTCTAATAGAAGCCAGCAG GGGAAGATGA